One segment of Candidatus Methylomirabilota bacterium DNA contains the following:
- the crcB gene encoding fluoride efflux transporter CrcB: protein MGTVLLVGIGGFLGSIARYLVSGYIQNRTGELFPVGTLAVNVIGCFVIGGLSELAEARAFLSPETRALVVIGALGGFTTFSTFGNETVNLLRDGEWTFALLNLLTHAVLAIGAVWVGRTMAHAIWR, encoded by the coding sequence GTGGGAACGGTTCTGCTTGTTGGCATTGGGGGATTTCTCGGCTCGATCGCCCGTTATCTGGTCAGTGGGTACATTCAGAATCGGACGGGCGAACTGTTTCCTGTCGGTACCCTGGCGGTCAATGTGATCGGGTGCTTTGTCATCGGCGGCCTCTCCGAACTGGCCGAAGCGCGCGCCTTCCTGTCGCCGGAGACGCGCGCCTTGGTGGTGATCGGCGCGCTGGGCGGGTTCACCACCTTCTCGACCTTTGGGAACGAGACAGTCAACCTGCTGCGCGACGGCGAGTGGACGTTTGCGCTGCTGAATCTGCTGACCCATGCGGTGTTGGCGATCGGGGCGGTCTGGGTCGGCCGGACAATGGCGCATGCCATCTGGAGGTGA